From a single Natronorubrum tibetense GA33 genomic region:
- a CDS encoding ATP-binding protein gives MTFYDRDDELAALETAGDSPGHDFYVVYGRRRVGKTELLKEFCADRPHIYFLAAQEAEHRQREKFVEQIADSFGDRVPRIDGWDDAFEYLGDRLDSEHRIVVIDEFPYLVEANDSVPSYVQAFVDEQLRNTDSMLVLCGSSVSTMESEVLGHESPLYGRRTGQIDLQPFSFRQARDVISYDIKEAIRSYSVTGGTPMYLTLFDYDQSLAENIQRRILSPTAVLYNEPEFLLRTELRNPARYMSILEAVALGHTTPNEISGATGIDPGPLSKYLQTLRRLRLIDREVPVTASGKKSKRSQYRVADEFLRFWFRYVEPNRSSIEEAPSIVFDGTIKPDLPSHVATTFEDICQEGIWEAIRRGDIDPYSEVGRWWYGEEEVDIVGLAPDDDRILLAECKWTAEPVGCSLVESLRTKAESVRWGSGTREEQFALFSKSGFVDGLDDEVGDNWSLVTLEDLEAFLAAP, from the coding sequence ATGACCTTCTACGACCGGGACGACGAACTCGCGGCACTGGAGACGGCCGGTGACTCACCCGGTCACGATTTCTACGTCGTCTACGGGCGACGTCGCGTCGGAAAGACGGAACTTCTCAAAGAATTCTGCGCCGATCGCCCACATATCTATTTCCTCGCGGCTCAGGAAGCTGAACACCGTCAACGGGAGAAGTTCGTCGAGCAAATCGCCGACAGTTTCGGCGACCGCGTCCCGCGCATCGACGGCTGGGATGACGCCTTCGAGTATCTCGGAGACCGGCTCGATTCGGAACACCGCATCGTCGTCATCGACGAGTTTCCCTATCTGGTCGAAGCGAACGACTCGGTGCCGTCGTACGTCCAGGCGTTCGTCGACGAACAGCTCCGAAACACCGACTCCATGCTCGTGCTCTGTGGCTCGAGTGTGAGCACGATGGAATCCGAGGTGCTCGGCCACGAAAGTCCGTTGTACGGCCGTCGAACGGGCCAGATCGATCTCCAGCCGTTCTCGTTTCGACAGGCACGAGATGTCATTTCGTACGACATCAAAGAGGCAATACGGTCGTACTCGGTCACCGGTGGGACGCCGATGTACCTCACGCTCTTCGATTACGATCAGTCGCTCGCTGAGAACATCCAGAGACGGATCCTCTCGCCGACGGCCGTCCTCTACAACGAGCCGGAGTTCCTGTTGCGCACCGAGTTGCGAAATCCCGCGCGATACATGAGCATCCTCGAGGCGGTTGCACTGGGCCACACGACGCCGAACGAGATTTCGGGGGCTACGGGGATCGACCCGGGGCCGCTGTCGAAGTATCTGCAGACCCTCCGTCGACTCCGGCTCATCGATCGCGAGGTTCCGGTCACCGCATCCGGAAAGAAGTCCAAACGGTCCCAGTATCGCGTCGCCGACGAGTTCCTGCGCTTCTGGTTCCGATACGTCGAGCCGAACCGCTCCAGTATCGAAGAAGCACCGAGCATCGTTTTCGACGGAACTATCAAACCCGATCTCCCCTCCCACGTCGCAACCACGTTCGAGGACATCTGCCAGGAGGGAATCTGGGAAGCGATCCGACGCGGTGACATCGATCCGTACTCCGAAGTCGGCCGATGGTGGTACGGCGAAGAGGAAGTCGATATCGTCGGCCTCGCGCCCGACGACGATCGAATCCTGCTCGCGGAGTGTAAGTGGACCGCCGAACCCGTCGGATGCTCGCTCGTCGAGAGCCTTCGAACGAAGGCCGAAAGCGTCCGGTGGGGGTCGGGGACGCGGGAAGAACAGTTCGCCCTCTTCTCGAAAAGCGGGTTCGTCGATGGACTCGACGACGAAGTCGGCGATAACTGGTCGCTCGTTACGCTCGAGGATCTCGAGGCGTTCCTTGCAGCCCCGTAG
- a CDS encoding MFS transporter, whose product MRWHYRTTVLALCLLAFFVTYFARMAISPVIPFIADDFDVTNTQIGFALSGMWLAYGLSQFPSGVLGDRFGEKRVILVAVGGTAAASLLLAFAPVFAAFVVFAILLGLVAGLHYTVAVTLLSRTYDELGRAVGIHSMGGPLAGLVAPVVAAWIGVRFGWRPAVALALLVGLPVFALFAWRVRSTEPRRPEQPMRERFELDAVVELVSRPSIAFTLVIAMLGTFIVQGLLTFLPTFLVDHHRYSATQAGVAFSAFFVVRTVGQFVLGEFSDRYGRDLAIGASMLGGAIGLFGLVAGASTVVIGASVILAGFGSSFFAALDPRFLDELGHAERGSGFGLVRTVYTVVGSAGSVGAGLFADLFGWGTSFLILAVLFSITFAALAGNRLLELGY is encoded by the coding sequence ATGCGCTGGCACTATCGGACGACGGTTCTCGCGTTGTGTCTCCTCGCGTTCTTTGTCACCTACTTCGCACGAATGGCGATCAGCCCGGTCATCCCGTTCATCGCCGACGACTTCGACGTCACTAATACGCAAATCGGGTTCGCGCTGTCGGGCATGTGGCTCGCCTACGGGCTCTCGCAGTTCCCCAGCGGCGTCCTCGGTGACCGATTCGGCGAAAAGCGGGTCATACTCGTGGCCGTCGGCGGCACGGCGGCTGCCAGTCTGTTGCTCGCGTTCGCACCCGTGTTCGCCGCGTTCGTCGTCTTCGCCATTCTCCTCGGACTGGTCGCAGGGCTGCACTACACCGTTGCGGTGACGCTGCTGTCGCGGACGTACGACGAACTGGGACGAGCCGTCGGCATCCACTCGATGGGTGGCCCGCTTGCCGGGCTGGTCGCCCCCGTCGTGGCGGCGTGGATCGGCGTTCGGTTCGGCTGGCGACCGGCGGTGGCGCTCGCGCTCCTCGTCGGACTGCCGGTGTTCGCGCTGTTCGCCTGGCGGGTTAGGTCGACCGAGCCGCGACGGCCGGAACAGCCGATGCGCGAGCGGTTCGAACTCGACGCCGTAGTCGAACTCGTCTCGAGACCATCGATCGCGTTCACGCTCGTGATCGCCATGCTGGGGACGTTCATCGTGCAGGGACTGCTCACGTTTCTGCCGACGTTTCTCGTGGACCACCACCGCTACTCGGCGACCCAGGCCGGTGTGGCCTTCTCGGCGTTTTTCGTCGTGAGAACCGTGGGGCAGTTCGTGTTGGGCGAGTTTTCCGATCGGTACGGCCGCGACCTCGCGATTGGGGCGTCGATGCTCGGCGGGGCGATCGGCCTGTTCGGGCTGGTCGCGGGCGCGAGTACAGTCGTGATCGGTGCCTCCGTGATTCTCGCTGGGTTTGGCTCGAGTTTCTTTGCGGCACTCGATCCACGATTTCTCGACGAACTCGGCCACGCCGAACGCGGTTCGGGCTTCGGACTCGTGCGGACGGTCTACACCGTCGTGGGCTCGGCCGGCTCGGTCGGCGCGGGGCTGTTCGCGGACCTGTTCGGGTGGGGTACGTCGTTTCTGATACTCGCCGTTCTGTTCTCGATCACGTTCGCCGCCCTCGCCGGCAACCGGCTGCTCGAGCTCGGCTACTGA
- a CDS encoding ubiquitin-like small modifier protein 1, with the protein MIDVVLYGPVRDTVGEKTLTASGDTVDAVLSELFVEYPELEPALRDGDEFRSEVNVLVNGRKLATLDGIDTVLGDDDTVQVTAAMSGGCR; encoded by the coding sequence ATGATCGACGTGGTACTCTACGGACCTGTCCGCGATACGGTCGGCGAAAAAACACTCACTGCGAGCGGCGACACCGTCGATGCGGTGCTCTCGGAACTCTTCGTTGAGTACCCGGAGCTCGAGCCGGCGCTGCGGGACGGCGACGAGTTTCGCTCCGAGGTCAACGTCCTCGTAAACGGGCGAAAGCTCGCGACGCTGGACGGTATCGACACGGTTCTCGGGGATGATGACACCGTTCAGGTCACGGCAGCGATGAGCGGCGGCTGTCGATGA
- a CDS encoding CoA transferase subunit A → MTDGANQTIEMRTAIDRAVDDGDSVYLAGFTHLIPFAAGHEIVRQGYTDLHLIRATPDLIYDQLIAAGCASEVTFSWAGNPGVGSLRAFRRAVEADIPRPIEINEYTHFGLTARLAAGARGLPYMPVRTFAGSDLPEYTDDVRTVENPFGDDELYAVPPLCPDVAVVRAQRSDADGNAHVWGIQGEIPEVALAADTVVLSVEEIVEEQVIRSDPNRTVVPGSAVDYVVEEPYGSHPSYAQGYYDRDNEAYLEWNEVSESQARIEAWLEEWVHGVDDRTAYVEKLDSSRLLDLQPNTEYATPIDMGRY, encoded by the coding sequence GTGACTGACGGTGCGAATCAGACGATAGAGATGCGAACGGCGATCGATCGCGCCGTTGACGACGGTGATTCGGTCTATCTCGCAGGGTTTACACACCTGATCCCCTTCGCGGCGGGTCACGAAATCGTCCGTCAGGGATACACCGATCTCCACCTGATCCGAGCGACGCCCGACCTGATCTACGATCAGCTGATCGCCGCTGGGTGTGCGTCCGAAGTGACGTTCTCGTGGGCCGGAAACCCCGGCGTGGGGAGCTTACGAGCCTTCCGACGGGCGGTCGAAGCAGACATCCCAAGACCGATCGAGATCAACGAGTACACCCACTTCGGCCTGACGGCACGGCTCGCGGCGGGTGCACGCGGGCTCCCGTACATGCCGGTCCGAACGTTTGCTGGATCGGACCTTCCGGAGTATACGGACGATGTCCGTACGGTCGAGAATCCGTTCGGCGACGACGAACTGTACGCCGTCCCCCCGCTATGTCCGGACGTCGCCGTCGTTCGGGCCCAGCGCAGCGACGCGGACGGCAACGCACACGTGTGGGGAATACAAGGCGAAATTCCCGAGGTCGCACTCGCCGCCGATACCGTGGTGCTGAGTGTCGAAGAAATCGTCGAAGAACAGGTCATTCGGAGCGATCCGAACCGGACCGTCGTGCCCGGATCGGCAGTCGACTACGTCGTCGAGGAGCCGTACGGCTCTCATCCGTCGTACGCACAGGGGTACTACGACCGGGACAACGAGGCCTATCTGGAGTGGAACGAGGTCTCGGAGTCGCAGGCTCGAATCGAAGCGTGGCTCGAGGAGTGGGTGCACGGCGTCGACGATCGGACGGCCTACGTCGAGAAACTCGACAGCAGCCGACTGCTCGATCTGCAACCGAACACCGAGTACGCGACACCGATCGACATGGGGCGATACTGA
- a CDS encoding aldehyde dehydrogenase family protein, which produces MSQSATSGDCLHYIDGEWIDGNGSETFSSENPATGETLETFRRGTADDVDAALEAAEDAFEEWRDLSYIDRAEYLWEIYHELRDRHEELGAIVSKECGKEISEGKAEVTEAWHMVEWAAANARHPHGDVVPSEVASKDAYMRRKPRGVVGCITPWNFPVAVPFWQMAIALVEGNTIVWKPAEQTPWTAQIVAEMMDDAGIPEGVFNLVQGYGDAGAAIVEDGRVDTVQFTGSAEVGHEIAGKVGGEPGKLAACEMGGKNGIIVTEAADLDIAVHAAVMSSFKTTGQRCVSSERLIVHEDVYDEFKARFVEIAADVAVGDPLEEDTFMGPAIEAGHVEKIREHNELAQQEGGEVLVDRFELDASEIPDGHEEGHWVGPFVYEIEYDTDLRCLKEECFGPHVALLEYSGDIDRALEIHNDTPYGLSGAIVSEDYRQLNRFRDRAEIGLAYANLPCIGAEVQLPFGGAKKSGNGYPSARESIEAVTERTAWTLNNSKEIEMAQGLSADITTTDS; this is translated from the coding sequence GTGAGCCAATCGGCTACCAGTGGAGACTGTCTCCACTACATCGACGGTGAGTGGATCGACGGGAACGGGTCCGAAACGTTCTCGAGCGAAAATCCCGCGACGGGCGAGACGCTCGAGACGTTCCGGCGCGGGACGGCCGACGACGTCGACGCCGCCCTCGAGGCGGCTGAGGACGCCTTCGAGGAGTGGCGCGACCTGTCCTATATCGACCGCGCGGAGTACCTCTGGGAGATCTACCACGAACTGCGGGATCGCCACGAGGAACTCGGCGCGATCGTCTCGAAAGAGTGCGGGAAGGAGATCTCCGAAGGCAAGGCTGAGGTGACCGAAGCCTGGCATATGGTCGAGTGGGCCGCCGCGAACGCCCGCCACCCTCACGGCGATGTCGTCCCGAGCGAAGTCGCCTCGAAGGACGCCTACATGCGCCGCAAGCCCCGCGGCGTCGTCGGCTGTATCACGCCGTGGAACTTCCCCGTCGCGGTTCCGTTCTGGCAGATGGCCATCGCGCTGGTCGAGGGCAACACAATCGTCTGGAAACCCGCCGAACAGACGCCGTGGACCGCCCAGATCGTTGCCGAGATGATGGACGATGCCGGGATTCCCGAGGGCGTCTTCAACCTGGTCCAGGGCTACGGCGACGCCGGTGCCGCCATCGTCGAGGACGGCCGTGTGGACACGGTCCAGTTTACGGGCTCGGCAGAGGTCGGCCACGAAATCGCGGGCAAAGTCGGCGGCGAACCCGGCAAACTGGCGGCCTGCGAGATGGGTGGCAAGAACGGCATCATCGTCACCGAAGCGGCCGATCTGGACATCGCCGTCCACGCGGCCGTGATGTCGAGTTTCAAAACGACCGGCCAGCGCTGCGTCTCCTCCGAGCGACTCATCGTCCACGAGGATGTCTACGACGAGTTCAAAGCGCGCTTCGTCGAGATCGCGGCGGACGTCGCGGTGGGTGACCCGCTCGAGGAAGACACCTTCATGGGTCCCGCTATCGAGGCGGGTCACGTCGAGAAGATCCGCGAGCACAACGAGCTGGCCCAGCAGGAAGGCGGGGAAGTGCTGGTCGATCGGTTCGAACTTGATGCGAGCGAAATTCCCGACGGTCACGAGGAGGGCCACTGGGTCGGCCCGTTCGTCTACGAAATCGAGTACGACACCGACCTTCGCTGTCTGAAAGAGGAGTGTTTCGGCCCGCACGTCGCCCTCCTCGAGTACTCGGGCGACATCGACCGTGCACTCGAGATCCACAACGACACGCCCTACGGGCTCTCCGGAGCGATCGTGTCGGAGGATTATCGGCAACTCAACCGATTCCGCGACAGAGCTGAGATCGGCCTCGCGTACGCGAACCTCCCGTGTATCGGCGCGGAGGTCCAGTTGCCCTTCGGCGGCGCGAAGAAGTCCGGTAACGGCTACCCGAGCGCCCGCGAGTCTATCGAGGCCGTCACCGAACGCACCGCCTGGACGCTGAACAACTCGAAGGAGATCGAGATGGCCCAGGGGCTGTCGGCTGACATCACAACGACCGACTCGTAG
- a CDS encoding MFS transporter encodes MSRSRLFASLCGLVFLLNLARIIFAPLLDVIIAEFTIGEATAGLLVTLAWVGSAAPRLPTGWLLTKVPRHSVVIGSGAILTVSAGFAATATSVRHLMVGAFLMGIASGVYFVSANPFLSELYPDRVGHVIGIHGAASQIAAVIAAPLVVLTLLVDWRLSLWAIAVGAAVVTGYTGLAATRTELPRAGIEDRNFVAGALSEWRIIVTALAIVGIASFIWQGVFNFYELYMQSKGLSPRASGLMLTIVFAAGIPAFYFGGDLADRLPRVPYLLGIVGTFAGTLLVLTTVNGLFGLIVMSGVIGFVIHALFPATDTFLLDTLPDSTRGSAYAVFSSMWMLTQALGSFVLGVFIEGGYSYDAVFIGAALFLGATTLGLVVLERTGRLPS; translated from the coding sequence GTGTCTCGATCTCGACTGTTCGCCTCCCTCTGTGGGCTGGTCTTTCTCCTCAATCTCGCTAGAATCATCTTCGCACCGCTGCTGGACGTCATCATCGCGGAGTTCACGATCGGTGAGGCGACCGCCGGACTCCTCGTTACGCTCGCGTGGGTCGGGAGTGCGGCCCCCCGCTTACCGACCGGGTGGCTCCTGACGAAGGTTCCCAGACACTCCGTCGTGATCGGGTCCGGAGCGATTCTCACGGTCTCTGCCGGGTTCGCCGCGACCGCGACATCGGTTCGCCACCTCATGGTCGGTGCCTTCCTGATGGGCATCGCCTCCGGCGTCTACTTCGTCTCGGCGAACCCATTTTTGAGCGAGCTGTACCCGGACCGCGTCGGGCACGTGATCGGTATTCACGGCGCCGCCAGTCAGATCGCCGCAGTGATCGCCGCTCCGCTCGTGGTGCTTACGCTCCTCGTCGACTGGCGACTCTCGCTGTGGGCGATCGCCGTCGGTGCGGCGGTGGTGACGGGATACACGGGACTCGCCGCGACACGGACCGAACTGCCGCGGGCGGGGATCGAGGATCGAAACTTCGTCGCCGGCGCGCTGTCGGAGTGGCGGATCATCGTGACCGCACTGGCGATCGTCGGCATCGCGTCGTTCATCTGGCAGGGCGTGTTCAACTTCTACGAGCTGTACATGCAGTCGAAGGGGCTCTCGCCTCGAGCCTCCGGACTGATGTTGACGATCGTCTTCGCAGCCGGCATTCCCGCGTTTTACTTCGGCGGCGACCTGGCTGATAGGCTGCCGCGCGTTCCGTACCTGCTCGGCATCGTCGGGACGTTCGCCGGGACCTTGCTCGTGTTGACGACCGTGAACGGGCTCTTCGGACTGATCGTGATGTCGGGGGTCATCGGCTTTGTCATCCACGCGCTGTTTCCGGCGACGGATACGTTCCTCCTCGATACGCTCCCGGACTCGACGCGGGGGAGCGCCTACGCCGTGTTCAGTTCCATGTGGATGCTCACGCAGGCGCTCGGCTCGTTCGTTCTGGGCGTCTTCATCGAAGGCGGCTACTCCTACGACGCGGTGTTCATCGGTGCCGCGCTCTTCCTCGGGGCGACGACTCTCGGTCTCGTCGTCCTCGAGCGAACGGGACGTCTGCCGAGTTGA
- a CDS encoding CoA-transferase subunit beta, which yields MTEDRTTDETDGGADERAGESDLEYTATELMVTTAARELRDDESVLVGVGVPNLACNLAKRTHAPDLRMIYESGTIDSDPSSLPLSIGDPVLATGAVGVVPMFEGFSKYLQAGRIDVGFLGGAQIDRRGNINSTVIGDYEDPTVRLPGSGGACEIASNAHRTLVITPHQKRRFPEEVDFVTSPGYVGGREGREELGLRGGPEAIITDLAVMRFDEAGELYVDTLHPDVSREDVQEATGWDLAFADDVGTTSIPTAEELRLLREDLDPEGVYLE from the coding sequence ATGACGGAAGACCGAACAACCGACGAGACCGACGGCGGCGCGGACGAGCGAGCCGGCGAATCCGACCTCGAGTACACCGCGACGGAACTCATGGTCACGACCGCGGCCAGAGAACTCCGCGACGACGAGTCTGTGCTCGTCGGCGTCGGCGTGCCGAACCTCGCCTGCAACCTGGCGAAACGAACGCATGCCCCGGACCTCCGGATGATCTACGAGTCGGGGACGATCGACTCCGACCCGTCCTCGCTACCGCTATCGATCGGCGATCCAGTCCTCGCGACCGGTGCCGTCGGCGTCGTACCAATGTTCGAGGGATTCAGCAAGTACCTGCAGGCCGGCCGGATCGACGTCGGATTCCTCGGCGGCGCACAGATCGACCGGCGAGGCAATATCAACTCGACGGTCATCGGCGACTACGAGGATCCGACGGTTCGACTGCCGGGCAGCGGCGGTGCCTGCGAAATCGCCAGTAACGCCCACCGAACGCTGGTCATCACGCCTCACCAGAAGCGACGGTTCCCCGAGGAGGTCGACTTCGTCACCAGTCCCGGCTACGTCGGCGGGCGGGAGGGCCGCGAAGAACTCGGCCTCCGCGGCGGGCCGGAAGCGATCATTACCGATCTGGCGGTTATGCGGTTCGACGAGGCCGGCGAGCTGTACGTCGATACTCTCCACCCGGACGTGTCGCGTGAAGACGTACAGGAGGCCACGGGTTGGGACCTCGCGTTTGCAGACGACGTCGGAACGACATCGATACCCACGGCGGAGGAGCTTCGACTCCTCCGCGAGGACCTAGATCCGGAAGGCGTCTACCTCGAGTAA
- a CDS encoding aminotransferase family protein produces the protein MANTSNLFYKWGGGMKPDFPRIRSAHDEFLVTEDGRELVDAAAGAAVVNLGHSVEGVESVADAQLSELSYLSLSHFSHEAPETLAERLAAVSPGDLNAAFFVNSGSEANEMAFKLARAYHLETGNPHKSTIIGRWQSYHGATLGALSATGNTSRRVQYEPLLHGWPHLPPAYPYRWEYEGTPEEQALAAAAELETTIKQEGPETVAAFIAEPVSGASIPAAHPHPAYFEEVRRICDEYDVLFIADEVMTGFGRTGTMFAMEHFDVVPDMMTLGKGLSGGYAPISATMVRDDIADEFENATGRSFSHGHTFGGNPLSAAIAAHVIDQYTDSVLQTGRKRGELLAAELEPLADNPIVGDFRQIGAMIGIEFVADRDTGEPFDPDLNVNGRVYDRALERGVYTYPGSGSVDGLKGDHLMLSPPLTISESSVKTVADAVTDAVEAVAESVAPHAASN, from the coding sequence ATGGCCAACACATCGAACCTGTTTTATAAGTGGGGCGGCGGAATGAAGCCGGATTTTCCCCGGATCCGCTCCGCTCACGACGAATTCCTCGTTACTGAAGACGGACGCGAACTCGTCGACGCTGCGGCAGGTGCCGCGGTCGTCAACCTCGGCCACTCCGTAGAGGGTGTCGAGAGCGTCGCTGACGCGCAGCTCTCGGAACTGTCCTATCTCAGCCTCTCGCACTTCTCTCACGAGGCCCCGGAAACGCTAGCAGAACGGCTCGCGGCGGTATCACCCGGCGACCTGAACGCCGCGTTCTTCGTAAACTCCGGGAGCGAAGCGAACGAGATGGCGTTCAAACTCGCCAGAGCGTACCACCTGGAGACGGGGAACCCGCACAAGAGCACGATCATCGGCCGCTGGCAATCGTATCACGGCGCGACGCTCGGCGCGCTGTCCGCGACAGGCAACACGTCCCGTCGTGTCCAGTACGAACCACTGCTCCACGGCTGGCCCCACCTTCCGCCGGCGTACCCCTACCGCTGGGAGTACGAGGGAACGCCCGAGGAGCAGGCGCTCGCCGCCGCTGCGGAACTGGAAACGACGATCAAGCAGGAAGGGCCGGAGACGGTCGCGGCGTTCATCGCGGAGCCCGTCTCGGGGGCGAGCATCCCTGCGGCTCACCCGCATCCCGCTTATTTCGAAGAGGTCCGTCGCATCTGTGACGAGTACGATGTCCTCTTCATTGCGGACGAGGTGATGACCGGGTTCGGCCGAACGGGGACGATGTTCGCGATGGAGCACTTCGACGTCGTTCCGGACATGATGACCCTCGGCAAGGGGTTGTCGGGCGGCTACGCTCCGATCAGCGCGACGATGGTTCGAGACGACATCGCCGACGAGTTCGAAAACGCCACCGGCCGGTCGTTCTCGCACGGCCACACCTTCGGCGGAAACCCGCTCTCGGCGGCGATCGCTGCCCACGTCATCGACCAGTACACGGATTCGGTGTTACAAACGGGACGGAAACGCGGCGAGTTGCTGGCTGCGGAGCTCGAGCCCCTAGCCGACAACCCGATCGTCGGCGACTTCCGGCAGATCGGTGCAATGATCGGGATCGAGTTCGTCGCCGACCGAGACACCGGCGAGCCGTTCGATCCCGACCTGAACGTCAACGGCCGCGTCTACGATCGTGCGCTCGAGCGCGGCGTCTACACCTATCCGGGATCGGGATCGGTCGACGGGCTGAAGGGCGATCACCTCATGCTCTCGCCGCCGCTGACGATCAGCGAATCGTCGGTCAAGACCGTCGCGGATGCGGTGACCGATGCGGTCGAGGCCGTCGCCGAATCGGTCGCGCCGCACGCCGCCTCGAACTGA
- a CDS encoding aldehyde ferredoxin oxidoreductase family protein: MNLSDRTIDTEQLDEDLIETYLGGTGLAARILYDELEPGIDPLGPENKLVFATGPITGTRAPTSGRHSVSALSPLTGILGEATSGGDWGTALRRAGVDLVIVEGEADEPVYVHVEDGEFELRDASGLWGLDVPETTDRIQKDVGDDAVVSTIGRAGENQVRFAAVMNDVKRAAGRTGMGAVMGAKKLKAISVIGTGDPHHHIDDVEGYKELTLELTQTVTQTPSTKTRRDHGTAAAIEEESEVFDNLPTKYFEKGEFDGAWDISGPRMSEDYLTNVYACGQCPIACGRVVSMESERFGTLSDQGGPEYETLASFGSLSMNDDFESIARANELCNRYGLDTISAGHVVAFAIAAQDRGLVDEDETEMDLDWGNEEEIVELVHRIADRDGFGDVLADGVVRAAAAIDGEEHALHVKGLELPMHEPRAQKTMGLTYATSNRGACHMRAFTGYVDIYGYDVPDLEIYSDDYPRHATEGKAELEIVLQNLFNVYDSMCGCKFSYPPGTEEISVAQLADLLGLATGLELDRDDVLELGDRIFTMKRLFNVREGISREDDTLPSMFTERAHEEGSNAGEVVELAEMLEEYYERRGWDEQGRPTDEHLAGIGLAELV; encoded by the coding sequence GTGAACCTCTCCGACCGGACCATCGACACCGAACAGCTAGACGAGGATCTCATCGAGACCTATCTGGGCGGCACCGGACTTGCCGCTCGGATCCTCTACGACGAACTCGAGCCCGGAATCGATCCGCTGGGCCCGGAGAACAAGCTCGTGTTTGCGACCGGTCCGATCACCGGCACGCGCGCCCCGACCAGCGGTCGACACTCCGTGAGCGCGCTCAGCCCGCTGACGGGGATTCTCGGCGAGGCGACCAGCGGCGGCGACTGGGGAACGGCGCTGCGAAGAGCCGGCGTCGACCTCGTGATCGTGGAAGGCGAAGCCGACGAGCCGGTGTACGTACACGTCGAGGACGGCGAGTTCGAACTCCGCGACGCGAGCGGCCTGTGGGGGCTCGACGTTCCCGAAACGACCGACCGGATCCAGAAGGACGTCGGCGACGACGCCGTCGTCAGCACGATCGGCCGCGCGGGTGAGAATCAGGTCCGGTTTGCCGCAGTGATGAACGACGTCAAACGCGCCGCCGGGCGGACCGGAATGGGTGCGGTGATGGGTGCGAAGAAGCTCAAGGCGATCAGCGTGATCGGAACGGGTGACCCCCACCACCACATCGACGACGTGGAGGGCTACAAGGAGCTAACGCTCGAGCTCACACAGACGGTCACCCAGACGCCGAGTACGAAGACCCGTCGCGACCACGGGACTGCAGCCGCAATCGAAGAAGAATCGGAGGTGTTCGACAACCTCCCGACGAAGTACTTCGAGAAGGGCGAGTTCGACGGCGCGTGGGACATCAGCGGTCCCCGGATGTCCGAGGACTACCTGACGAACGTCTACGCCTGTGGGCAGTGTCCCATCGCCTGCGGGCGCGTCGTCTCGATGGAGAGCGAGCGGTTCGGCACGCTTTCGGATCAGGGCGGCCCCGAGTACGAGACCCTTGCGTCGTTCGGCAGCCTCAGCATGAACGACGATTTCGAGAGCATCGCCCGGGCGAACGAACTCTGTAATCGCTACGGGTTGGACACGATCAGCGCCGGCCACGTCGTCGCGTTCGCCATCGCGGCACAGGATCGCGGCCTCGTCGATGAAGACGAGACCGAGATGGATCTCGACTGGGGGAACGAGGAGGAGATCGTCGAACTCGTCCACCGAATCGCGGACCGAGACGGCTTCGGCGACGTGCTCGCCGACGGCGTCGTCCGAGCCGCAGCGGCGATCGACGGCGAGGAACACGCCCTCCACGTCAAGGGACTCGAGCTACCGATGCACGAGCCACGCGCCCAGAAGACGATGGGACTCACCTACGCCACGTCGAACCGCGGCGCGTGTCACATGCGCGCGTTCACCGGCTACGTCGACATCTACGGCTACGACGTTCCGGACCTCGAGATCTACTCGGACGACTATCCGCGCCACGCGACCGAGGGGAAGGCGGAACTCGAGATCGTATTGCAGAACCTCTTCAACGTCTACGACTCGATGTGTGGCTGCAAGTTCTCCTATCCGCCGGGGACGGAGGAGATCAGCGTCGCACAGCTGGCCGACCTTCTCGGGCTCGCGACCGGTCTCGAACTGGACCGAGACGACGTCCTCGAGCTGGGTGACCGCATCTTCACGATGAAGCGGCTGTTCAACGTCCGCGAGGGCATCTCTCGGGAAGATGATACGCTCCCGTCGATGTTCACCGAACGGGCACACGAGGAGGGGTCCAACGCGGGGGAGGTCGTCGAACTGGCCGAGATGCTCGAGGAGTACTACGAACGTCGCGGCTGGGACGAACAGGGCCGGCCGACCGACGAACATCTCGCCGGTATCGGACTGGCGGAACTAGTCTGA